In Streptomyces hawaiiensis, one genomic interval encodes:
- a CDS encoding caspase family protein has protein sequence MTDSRHALIIANDRYADQGLKKLRAPAQDAAALERVLRDPQIGDFEVEVVHNASADLMRRRIQAFFNDRRRADTLLLHFSCHGLKSESGELYFAASDTEPPLLAATAVASQFVRGCMAGTRAGRSVLFLDCCYGGAFSRGSASVRASGEVHVLESFPKDEPVSGRGWAVITASDSMEYSFEGNELAENSAPRPSVFTHAVVEGLETGEADLDADGNVSLDDLYEYVYRHVREQNPHQTPKKAAELQGELHLAHSRRGRIKIVAIPSPPALQAALTSDEVLTRQGAVLELHKRLRHTELPVAEGARQHLEEVARNDIQQIADLASEALSEIRLAPSPDHLDFGRVPRSSTPRKRSVTMHGPPLARHCVVQPKQPWLRVDPARSGLEVHVDTAAAGHLSGDIVLKGVADESVIHVEAEVTPANEAGRTEPGPDASNDSTNPKPRSEDKRDTVVIEPSRVPPRPEKPPLTTAHRKRPDQSSPSRRAPALAGAALALAVTAVATLVLAIQRGVVAVVERGDAGMHGNVEDNIREHAALTPLIVCLITGAVALVVGAFARHDLGTRGEHNTRRAVSGTHTLTSVAKGLAIPALVLAVLAGIAYLVGSSEW, from the coding sequence ATGACGGATTCCAGACACGCGCTGATCATCGCCAACGACCGGTACGCCGACCAGGGGCTCAAGAAGCTCAGGGCGCCTGCCCAGGACGCCGCGGCTCTCGAGCGGGTGCTGCGCGACCCGCAGATCGGCGACTTCGAGGTGGAGGTCGTGCACAACGCCTCCGCCGACCTCATGCGCAGGCGCATCCAGGCCTTCTTCAACGACCGCCGCCGCGCCGACACGCTCCTGCTGCACTTCTCCTGCCACGGCCTCAAGAGCGAGTCCGGCGAGCTGTACTTCGCCGCGAGCGACACCGAACCCCCGCTGCTGGCCGCCACGGCTGTCGCCTCCCAGTTCGTCCGCGGTTGCATGGCCGGCACCCGGGCGGGCCGCAGCGTCCTGTTCCTCGACTGCTGCTACGGCGGCGCCTTCTCCCGGGGCTCGGCCTCTGTGCGCGCCTCCGGAGAGGTCCACGTCCTCGAGTCGTTTCCGAAGGACGAACCGGTCAGCGGGCGGGGCTGGGCTGTCATCACCGCCTCCGACTCCATGGAGTACTCCTTCGAGGGCAACGAACTCGCGGAGAATTCCGCTCCGCGGCCTTCGGTGTTCACACACGCGGTGGTCGAAGGCCTGGAGACCGGTGAGGCCGACCTCGACGCGGACGGGAATGTCTCCCTCGACGACCTGTATGAGTACGTCTACAGACACGTACGGGAGCAGAACCCCCATCAGACGCCGAAGAAGGCGGCGGAGCTGCAAGGGGAGCTGCATCTGGCACACAGCAGGCGCGGCCGCATCAAGATCGTCGCCATTCCCTCGCCGCCCGCCCTGCAGGCCGCCCTGACGAGTGACGAGGTCCTCACACGGCAGGGCGCCGTGCTGGAGTTGCACAAACGACTGCGGCACACGGAGCTGCCCGTGGCGGAAGGGGCGCGTCAGCACTTGGAGGAAGTCGCGCGCAACGACATCCAGCAGATCGCCGATCTGGCGTCCGAGGCCCTGAGCGAGATCCGCCTGGCACCGTCCCCGGACCACCTGGACTTCGGCCGTGTACCGAGGAGTTCGACCCCCAGGAAGCGGTCCGTTACCATGCACGGCCCACCGCTGGCCCGACACTGCGTGGTCCAGCCCAAACAGCCGTGGCTGCGGGTCGATCCGGCCCGGAGCGGTCTGGAGGTCCACGTCGATACGGCCGCCGCGGGGCACCTGTCCGGCGACATCGTGCTGAAGGGCGTGGCCGACGAGTCAGTGATCCACGTCGAGGCGGAGGTAACCCCGGCAAACGAGGCCGGCCGCACGGAGCCCGGCCCCGACGCCTCGAACGACTCCACGAACCCGAAGCCCCGATCGGAAGACAAGCGGGACACAGTGGTCATCGAGCCCTCGCGCGTCCCGCCCCGGCCCGAGAAGCCGCCCCTGACCACCGCACACCGGAAGCGACCGGACCAGTCCTCCCCGTCCCGACGGGCTCCCGCCCTTGCCGGCGCAGCTCTCGCCCTCGCCGTGACGGCGGTCGCCACGCTCGTACTGGCCATCCAGAGGGGGGTGGTGGCCGTCGTGGAACGGGGCGACGCGGGGATGCACGGCAACGTCGAGGACAACATCCGCGAGCACGCAGCGCTCACACCGCTCATCGTGTGTCTGATCACCGGTGCGGTGGCGCTGGTCGTGGGCGCGTTCGCCCGGCACGACCTGGGCACACGGGGGGAGCACAACACGAGGCGGGCGGTGAGCGGTACGCACACACTGACCTCCGTCGCGAAGGGCCTGGCCATCCCGGCGCTGGTCCTGGCCGTCCTCGCGGGCATCGCCTACCTGGTGGGCAGCAGCGAGTGGTGA
- a CDS encoding MMPL family transporter, with product MGNGDIRVRGLAARAGGWSARHRWAAVGIWVLFVVLAMGLGSAAGRVDVKDSDQLKGETHTAARIIEDAGIDEPAGETVLIQAKGGGLKATDAEFRDAVDAVVRAVEGTGRVTEVTSPYDTKTISKDGRSALVQFDMRGEPDTAGERVEPVLEAVEGVQQDYESLRIEEIGGASMMKTFDDAFGDDFKKAEYSAVPVALGILLIAFGALVAALLPVLLAITAIMATMGLMGVVSHVMPMSETANSVMLLVGLAVGVDYCLFYLRREREEREAGRDAQTALRIAAATSGRAIVVSGVTVCVAMAGMLFTGLAEFEAMGLASLMVVAVAMVGSVTVLPALLSLLGERVEKGRIPFLRRRERGGGQDSRFWTAVLRRVLAKPVIAVVVAAGALLAITAPALGMKTQQLTLDQEFGDSLPIVQTYNRLNDAFPGGSEPAEVVVKADDINAPEVKSALADFRDRAISSGASRGPVEIKLHDAQNVAFVYVPLVGGSDQDKAGASLDTLRDEVRPATLGRVEGVEAPITGQVAGSKDFNDQLAGAVVPVFAFVVVFAFALMLLSFRSLTIAVTSIVLNLLSVGAAYGILVAVFQHGWGASLVGAEGVGAIITWLPLFLFVILFGLSMDYHVFVVSRIREARLRGLATKDAIRHGVVTTAGVVTSAAVIMVAVFAIFGTLSMQSMKQMGVGLAAAVLIDATIIRGVLLPAVMALLGERNWYLPKWLHRLPDLTHDETPQAVAGPAARDDEGEPLRV from the coding sequence ATGGGGAACGGAGACATACGGGTGCGGGGTCTCGCCGCCCGGGCCGGCGGCTGGAGCGCCCGGCACCGATGGGCTGCCGTCGGAATCTGGGTGCTGTTCGTCGTCCTGGCGATGGGGCTCGGTTCGGCGGCGGGCCGGGTCGACGTCAAGGACAGCGACCAGCTGAAGGGCGAGACGCACACCGCCGCGCGGATCATCGAGGACGCCGGGATCGACGAGCCGGCCGGTGAGACCGTGCTGATCCAGGCCAAGGGCGGTGGCCTGAAGGCAACGGACGCCGAGTTCCGGGACGCCGTCGACGCCGTGGTGCGGGCCGTCGAGGGGACCGGCCGGGTCACCGAGGTGACCTCGCCGTACGACACGAAGACGATCTCGAAGGACGGCCGCAGCGCGCTCGTGCAGTTCGACATGCGCGGCGAGCCGGACACGGCCGGTGAGCGGGTCGAGCCGGTGCTGGAGGCCGTCGAGGGCGTCCAACAGGATTACGAGTCGCTGCGGATCGAGGAGATCGGCGGCGCCAGCATGATGAAGACGTTCGACGACGCGTTCGGCGACGACTTCAAGAAGGCCGAGTACTCCGCGGTGCCGGTGGCCCTCGGTATTCTGCTCATCGCCTTCGGCGCCCTGGTCGCGGCGCTGCTGCCGGTGCTGCTGGCGATCACCGCGATCATGGCGACGATGGGTCTGATGGGCGTCGTCAGCCACGTGATGCCGATGAGCGAGACCGCGAACTCCGTGATGCTGCTGGTCGGTCTGGCCGTCGGCGTCGACTACTGCCTGTTCTACCTGCGCCGTGAGCGCGAGGAGCGCGAGGCCGGCCGGGACGCGCAGACGGCCCTCAGGATCGCCGCCGCGACCAGTGGCCGGGCGATCGTCGTCTCGGGTGTCACGGTGTGTGTGGCCATGGCGGGCATGCTGTTCACGGGGCTCGCCGAGTTCGAGGCGATGGGCCTGGCCTCGCTGATGGTGGTGGCCGTGGCGATGGTGGGGTCCGTGACCGTGCTGCCCGCGCTGCTGTCGCTGCTGGGCGAGCGCGTCGAGAAGGGCCGCATACCGTTCCTGCGCCGGCGCGAGCGGGGCGGCGGTCAGGACAGCCGGTTCTGGACGGCCGTACTGCGACGCGTCCTCGCCAAGCCGGTCATCGCGGTGGTGGTCGCGGCCGGAGCGCTGCTCGCCATCACGGCCCCCGCGCTCGGCATGAAGACCCAACAGCTCACTCTGGACCAGGAGTTCGGCGACTCGCTGCCCATCGTGCAGACGTACAACCGGCTCAACGACGCGTTCCCGGGCGGATCCGAGCCGGCCGAGGTGGTCGTCAAGGCGGACGACATCAACGCGCCGGAGGTGAAGTCCGCGCTCGCCGACTTCCGCGACCGGGCGATCAGTTCGGGCGCTTCGCGCGGCCCGGTGGAGATCAAGCTGCACGACGCGCAGAACGTCGCGTTCGTCTACGTCCCGCTCGTCGGCGGCTCCGACCAGGACAAGGCGGGCGCGAGCCTGGACACGCTGCGGGACGAGGTGCGTCCGGCCACGCTCGGCAGGGTCGAGGGGGTCGAGGCGCCCATCACCGGGCAGGTGGCCGGGTCCAAGGACTTCAACGACCAGCTGGCGGGCGCTGTCGTCCCGGTGTTCGCGTTCGTCGTGGTCTTCGCCTTCGCGCTGATGCTGCTGTCGTTCCGCTCGCTGACCATCGCGGTCACGTCGATCGTGCTGAACCTGCTGTCGGTGGGCGCCGCGTACGGCATTCTCGTCGCCGTGTTCCAGCACGGCTGGGGCGCGTCCCTGGTGGGCGCGGAGGGCGTCGGCGCGATCATCACCTGGCTGCCGCTGTTCCTCTTCGTGATCCTGTTCGGCCTGTCGATGGACTACCACGTGTTCGTGGTCTCCCGGATCCGTGAGGCGCGGCTGCGGGGCCTGGCGACGAAGGACGCGATCCGGCACGGCGTGGTCACGACGGCCGGGGTGGTGACCAGTGCCGCGGTCATCATGGTCGCGGTGTTCGCGATCTTCGGGACGCTGTCCATGCAGTCCATGAAGCAGATGGGCGTCGGCCTGGCGGCCGCGGTGCTCATCGACGCGACGATCATCCGGGGCGTGCTGCTGCCGGCGGTGATGGCGCTGCTCGGCGAGCGCAACTGGTACCTGCCGAAGTGGCTGCACCGGCTGCCGGACCTCACGCACGACGAGACGCCGCAGGCGGTCGCCGGACCGGCGGCGCGGGACGACGAGGGCGAGCCCCTCAGGGTCTGA
- a CDS encoding zinc metalloprotease, with amino-acid sequence MSDAQAFLRATSPDYSRWCGAMEVHRRLLSLNPQYAENRALIENTAFAYESMEQVAARQGLIDVPVVVHVVHGTPEQNVSDAQIHSQIDVLNQDFRASNPDVSKVPAVWQDLVADARLQFHLARTDPLGRPTDGITRTRTTNPDWDTDDLVKFSLSGGQDAWPADIYLNLWVCQLRRGLLGYAQFPGGAASTDGVVVTHTALGTTGTATAPFDGGRTAVHEIGHWLNLRHIWGDDDEGCSGSDFVADTPNQAGGNAGSPAFPHVTCGNGPDGDMFMNYMDYTDDAAMYMFTKGQSARMDATLDNARLTLTRQAVAV; translated from the coding sequence ATGTCCGATGCGCAGGCATTCCTTCGCGCCACCTCGCCCGACTACAGCCGCTGGTGCGGCGCCATGGAGGTGCACCGCAGACTCCTCAGCCTGAACCCGCAGTACGCCGAGAACCGGGCCCTGATCGAGAACACCGCGTTCGCCTACGAGTCGATGGAGCAGGTCGCCGCCCGGCAGGGCCTCATCGACGTCCCCGTCGTCGTGCACGTCGTGCACGGCACCCCCGAGCAGAACGTGAGCGACGCCCAGATCCACAGTCAGATCGACGTGCTCAACCAGGACTTCCGCGCGAGCAACCCGGACGTGAGCAAGGTGCCCGCCGTCTGGCAAGACCTGGTGGCCGACGCACGCCTGCAGTTCCACCTCGCCCGGACCGATCCGCTGGGCCGCCCCACGGACGGCATCACGCGGACCCGAACCACGAACCCGGACTGGGACACTGACGACCTGGTCAAGTTCAGCCTGAGCGGCGGCCAGGACGCCTGGCCGGCGGACATCTACCTGAACCTCTGGGTCTGCCAGTTGCGCCGCGGGCTGCTGGGCTACGCCCAGTTCCCGGGCGGGGCCGCCTCCACGGACGGCGTGGTCGTGACGCACACCGCCCTCGGGACCACCGGCACCGCCACGGCGCCGTTCGACGGCGGCCGCACGGCTGTGCACGAGATCGGGCACTGGCTGAACCTGCGGCACATCTGGGGTGACGACGACGAGGGGTGCAGCGGCAGCGACTTCGTGGCGGACACCCCCAACCAGGCCGGAGGGAACGCCGGTTCGCCCGCCTTCCCTCATGTGACATGCGGCAACGGCCCGGACGGCGACATGTTCATGAACTACATGGACTACACCGACGACGCCGCGATGTACATGTTCACCAAGGGCCAGTCGGCGCGCATGGACGCCACCCTCGACAACGCCCGTCTGACCCTCACCCGTCAGGCCGTCGCGGTGTGA
- the mgt gene encoding macrolide-inactivating glycosyltransferase yields the protein MTSRAHIAMFSIAAHGHVNPSLEVIRELVARGHRVTYAIPPALADKVAGTGAEVKPWNSTLPSPDDDPEAWGTTLLDNVEPFLDDAIQALPQLIAAYEGDEPNLVLHDIASYPGRVLAHRWGVPAVSLSPAMVAWEGYEEEVARPLWEEPKKTERGRAYYARFHAWLEENGITLHPDDFGGRPDRSIVLLPKALQPNADRVDERVYSFVGACQGDRTAEGGWQRPAGAEKVVLVSLGSAFTKQPGFYRECVKAFGDLPGWHLVLSVGKHVDPAGFADVPAHVEVRTWVPQLAILKQADLFVTHAGAGGSQEGLATATPMIAVPQAADQFGNAEMLQGLGVARYLPTEEATGETLRAAALALTGDPEVARRLKQLQAETAQEGGTRRAADLIEAALDKPWPS from the coding sequence ATGACCAGTCGCGCCCACATCGCCATGTTCTCCATCGCCGCCCACGGCCACGTGAACCCGAGTCTGGAGGTGATCCGCGAGCTCGTGGCACGCGGCCACCGGGTGACCTACGCCATCCCGCCCGCCCTCGCGGACAAGGTCGCGGGCACCGGCGCCGAGGTGAAGCCCTGGAACTCGACACTGCCCTCGCCCGACGACGACCCGGAGGCGTGGGGGACCACGCTGCTGGACAACGTGGAGCCGTTCCTCGACGACGCGATCCAGGCTCTCCCGCAGCTGATCGCGGCCTACGAGGGCGACGAGCCAAACCTCGTCCTGCACGACATCGCCTCCTATCCGGGCCGGGTCCTCGCCCACCGCTGGGGCGTCCCCGCGGTCTCCCTCTCCCCGGCCATGGTCGCCTGGGAGGGGTACGAGGAGGAGGTCGCCCGGCCCTTGTGGGAGGAGCCGAAGAAGACCGAACGGGGCCGCGCCTACTACGCCCGTTTCCACGCCTGGCTGGAGGAGAACGGGATCACCCTGCACCCCGACGACTTCGGGGGCCGGCCCGACCGCTCGATCGTCCTGCTTCCCAAGGCGCTCCAGCCGAACGCGGACCGTGTCGACGAGCGGGTCTACTCCTTCGTCGGCGCCTGCCAGGGCGACCGCACCGCCGAGGGCGGCTGGCAGCGGCCGGCCGGTGCCGAGAAGGTCGTGCTCGTGTCCCTCGGGTCCGCCTTCACCAAGCAGCCCGGCTTCTACCGGGAGTGCGTCAAGGCGTTCGGCGACCTGCCGGGCTGGCACCTGGTGCTCTCGGTCGGCAAGCACGTCGACCCGGCCGGGTTCGCGGACGTCCCGGCCCATGTCGAGGTGCGCACCTGGGTGCCGCAGCTGGCGATCCTGAAGCAGGCCGACCTGTTCGTCACGCACGCGGGCGCCGGTGGCAGCCAGGAGGGCCTCGCCACCGCCACGCCGATGATCGCCGTACCGCAGGCCGCGGACCAGTTCGGCAACGCGGAGATGCTCCAAGGCCTCGGCGTGGCCCGGTACCTGCCCACGGAGGAGGCAACCGGTGAGACCCTGCGCGCGGCGGCCCTCGCGCTGACCGGCGACCCGGAGGTGGCCCGCCGGCTGAAGCAACTGCAGGCGGAGACGGCCCAGGAGGGCGGCACCAGGCGCGCGGCCGACCTCATCGAGGCCGCATTGGACAAGCCCTGGCCGTCGTAG
- a CDS encoding transglutaminase-like domain-containing protein: MNEDFSLRQTPYSDPGDLDTRGLPHEPHRLAAMVRGLIIHRGESGLLGYAMPEERLHRDAESRYVTEILRILRERGDTPLTERRAPGGRFVGTCRDFSLLLCSLLRATGTPARPRCGFATYFVDDWYEDHWVTEYRAPDGGLRLADAQVLSGYDVPFDPMDVPRDAFLVAGDVWRACRQGRVDPRTCGFSAGEGLRGLWFVRGNVLRDLAALNGVELLPWDGWDPQLRKDAPLCADDLAAADAVAAARSGDDRRRLFADPRLTVPAEITSYTPYLGDRRVTLPVR, translated from the coding sequence ATGAACGAGGATTTCTCTCTGCGTCAAACGCCGTACAGTGATCCCGGGGACCTCGACACGAGAGGGCTGCCCCACGAGCCGCACCGACTGGCCGCGATGGTCAGGGGCCTGATCATCCACCGGGGCGAGAGCGGGCTCCTGGGGTACGCCATGCCCGAGGAGCGGCTGCACCGCGACGCCGAGTCCCGGTACGTCACGGAGATTCTGCGGATCCTGCGGGAGCGCGGGGACACCCCGCTCACCGAACGACGGGCGCCCGGGGGGAGGTTCGTGGGGACCTGCCGGGACTTCTCGCTCCTGCTGTGCTCGCTGCTGCGGGCCACGGGCACGCCGGCGCGCCCGCGCTGCGGGTTCGCCACCTACTTCGTCGACGACTGGTACGAGGACCACTGGGTCACGGAGTACCGGGCGCCGGACGGCGGCCTGCGGCTGGCCGACGCGCAGGTCCTCAGCGGGTACGACGTGCCGTTCGACCCGATGGACGTGCCGCGGGACGCCTTCCTGGTGGCCGGTGACGTCTGGCGGGCCTGCCGCCAGGGGCGCGTGGATCCGCGGACGTGCGGGTTCAGCGCGGGCGAAGGACTCCGTGGCCTGTGGTTCGTGCGCGGCAACGTGCTGCGGGACCTGGCCGCGCTGAACGGCGTCGAACTGCTCCCCTGGGACGGCTGGGACCCTCAGCTCCGCAAAGACGCGCCCCTCTGCGCGGACGACCTCGCGGCAGCCGACGCGGTCGCCGCGGCCCGCTCCGGGGACGACCGGCGGCGCCTCTTCGCGGACCCGCGGCTGACCGTGCCGGCCGAGATCACCTCGTACACGCCCTACCTGGGGGACCGCCGGGTCACGTTGCCCGTTCGCTGA
- a CDS encoding ABC transporter substrate-binding protein, whose amino-acid sequence MRARLLALVLLLMLAGCSSGGTRDDGRITLRFQSLAWQEESVEANKRLVKEWNAAHPDVRVEYVQGSWDSVHDQLLTAFEGGEAPDVIHDASDDLADFAYGGYLADLTGLLPARLKSDIPRRSWETATFGNGVYGVPFLQEPRVLIANATWLRRSGVRIPTPKEPWSWAEFRRITERLSGPGKYGVAWPLKEPVSATLNLSLSAGGQLFHRGPDGKVTVRFGAADQVVPRTIHDQANTDRSASPTTLGSGGSDTLPGFFAGRYAMVPLGFSYRQQIVQQAPKGFDWQVLPAPAGAGGLTQGVSPQTLSIAEDCPHKKEAAAFLDFLLRPPNMVRLALGDWMLPTGTQALRDSALRTTRHGWATGAALAAQLRPAPAQTVRGYPEWKDKVATPALQEYYSGAIGLGALRERLEGDGNLVLARYQR is encoded by the coding sequence ATGCGCGCACGGCTGCTGGCCCTGGTCCTCCTGCTGATGCTCGCCGGCTGCTCCTCGGGCGGCACCCGCGACGACGGCCGGATCACCCTGCGCTTCCAGTCCCTGGCCTGGCAGGAGGAGTCCGTCGAGGCCAACAAGCGCCTGGTGAAGGAGTGGAACGCCGCCCATCCGGACGTCCGCGTCGAGTACGTCCAGGGCAGCTGGGACAGCGTCCACGACCAGCTCCTCACCGCGTTCGAGGGCGGCGAGGCACCCGACGTCATCCACGACGCCTCCGACGACCTCGCGGACTTCGCCTACGGCGGCTACCTCGCCGATCTCACCGGCCTGCTGCCCGCGAGACTGAAGTCGGACATCCCGCGGCGCAGCTGGGAGACGGCCACCTTCGGCAACGGCGTCTACGGTGTGCCGTTCCTCCAGGAACCGCGCGTGCTGATCGCCAACGCCACATGGCTCAGACGGTCCGGCGTACGGATCCCGACCCCGAAGGAACCGTGGAGCTGGGCCGAGTTCCGCCGGATCACCGAACGCCTCAGCGGCCCGGGGAAGTACGGCGTCGCCTGGCCGCTGAAGGAACCCGTCTCCGCCACGCTCAACCTCTCCCTGTCGGCGGGCGGACAGCTCTTCCACCGGGGGCCGGACGGCAAGGTGACCGTCCGCTTCGGGGCGGCCGATCAGGTGGTGCCGCGCACCATCCACGACCAGGCGAACACCGACCGCAGCGCCTCGCCCACGACCCTGGGCAGCGGCGGCTCCGACACGCTGCCCGGCTTCTTCGCAGGCCGGTACGCGATGGTCCCGCTCGGCTTCTCCTACCGCCAGCAGATCGTCCAGCAGGCCCCCAAGGGCTTCGACTGGCAGGTGCTGCCCGCTCCGGCGGGCGCCGGCGGACTCACCCAGGGCGTCAGCCCCCAGACCCTCTCCATCGCCGAGGACTGCCCGCACAAGAAGGAGGCCGCCGCATTCCTCGACTTCCTCCTCAGACCACCGAACATGGTCCGCCTCGCCCTCGGCGACTGGATGCTGCCCACCGGCACGCAGGCGCTCAGGGACTCCGCCCTGCGCACCACGCGGCACGGCTGGGCCACCGGCGCCGCCCTCGCCGCCCAGCTGCGCCCGGCGCCCGCGCAGACGGTCCGGGGCTACCCCGAGTGGAAGGACAAGGTGGCGACCCCCGCCCTGCAGGAGTACTACAGCGGAGCCATCGGACTCGGCGCACTGCGTGAACGGCTGGAGGGGGACGGCAACCTGGTGCTCGCCCGCTATCAGCGCTGA
- a CDS encoding DUF4440 domain-containing protein — protein MREHDQAVESAMEGELALLTPKVRRSPERVGALLHPDFHEFGASGRHWSRAAIIASLAATTEPAARPVAVSALRGVQLAPDLVHLTYDTEYDGSRAHRSSLWRRTEGHWLLYFHQATPFSERAT, from the coding sequence GTGCGTGAGCACGACCAGGCGGTCGAGAGCGCCATGGAGGGCGAACTGGCCCTGCTCACCCCGAAGGTCCGCCGCTCGCCCGAGCGGGTCGGGGCGCTGCTGCACCCCGACTTCCACGAGTTCGGCGCCTCCGGCCGGCACTGGAGCCGGGCCGCGATCATCGCCTCCCTGGCCGCGACAACCGAGCCGGCAGCCCGCCCCGTCGCAGTCTCCGCACTGAGAGGCGTCCAGCTCGCCCCGGACCTGGTCCACCTCACCTACGACACGGAGTACGACGGCAGTCGCGCCCACCGCAGTTCGCTGTGGCGGCGCACGGAAGGCCACTGGCTGCTCTACTTCCACCAGGCGACCCCGTTCAGCGAACGGGCAACGTGA
- a CDS encoding DUF1697 domain-containing protein: MTTTYAALLRGINVGGSRKVPMADLRTLLADLGHDDVRTYLQSGQAVFSSGHGNEESLAGEIAQAIEKHFGFGVDVIVRDHAYLRAVADACPFPAADLEPKQLHVTYFSAPVTPDRFAEIHQNAYLPEEFRLGDRALYLYAPNGLGRSKLGEHLSKPRITKGVIATTRNWNTVVKLVEMTGA, encoded by the coding sequence ATGACGACGACATACGCGGCCCTGCTGCGCGGAATCAACGTGGGTGGCAGCAGGAAGGTCCCCATGGCCGACCTGCGCACGCTCCTGGCGGACCTCGGCCACGACGACGTCCGCACGTACCTGCAGAGCGGCCAGGCCGTGTTCTCCTCCGGCCACGGCAACGAGGAGTCACTGGCCGGGGAGATCGCGCAGGCCATCGAGAAGCACTTCGGTTTCGGCGTCGACGTGATCGTGCGCGACCACGCCTATCTGCGGGCCGTCGCCGACGCCTGCCCCTTCCCGGCCGCCGACCTGGAGCCCAAGCAGCTGCACGTCACCTACTTCTCCGCGCCCGTCACCCCCGACCGTTTCGCGGAGATCCATCAAAACGCCTACCTCCCCGAGGAGTTCCGGCTCGGCGACCGGGCTCTGTACCTGTACGCCCCGAACGGCCTGGGCCGCTCCAAACTGGGAGAACACCTGTCGAAACCGCGTATCACCAAGGGCGTGATCGCCACGACCCGCAACTGGAACACCGTCGTCAAACTGGTGGAGATGACGGGTGCGTGA
- the erm(O) gene encoding 23S rRNA (adenine(2058)-N(6))-methyltransferase Erm(O), which yields MARPTALSRALSQNFLTDRAAAERFARLVVPRTGPLPLLLEVGAGKGALTAPLAARCRELRAYEIDPRLVPVLRARFSGAPHVRVVAGDFLAARAPRTAFSVAGNVPFSRTADVVDWCLRAPALTDATLLTQLEYARKRTGDYGSWTLLTVRSWPRFEWRLLGRVGRRSFRPVPRVDAGVLRIERRPAPLLDDAACRSWRSLVELGFSGVGGSLHASLRRAHPRRRVDAAFRAARLDPGVLVGEVAPARWLRLHEVLTS from the coding sequence ATGGCCCGCCCCACCGCGCTTTCCCGCGCCCTCTCGCAGAACTTCCTCACCGACCGCGCCGCCGCGGAACGCTTCGCCCGGCTCGTCGTCCCACGGACCGGCCCCCTCCCGCTGCTCCTCGAAGTCGGCGCGGGCAAAGGTGCGTTGACCGCCCCGCTGGCCGCGCGCTGCCGGGAACTGCGCGCGTACGAGATCGACCCGCGGCTCGTGCCGGTGCTGCGCGCCCGGTTCTCCGGCGCCCCGCACGTGCGGGTCGTCGCCGGGGACTTCCTGGCCGCGCGTGCGCCGCGTACGGCCTTCTCGGTCGCCGGGAACGTGCCGTTCTCCCGGACCGCGGACGTCGTCGACTGGTGCCTGCGCGCCCCCGCCCTCACCGACGCCACCCTGCTCACCCAGCTCGAGTACGCCCGCAAACGCACCGGGGACTACGGCAGCTGGACGCTGCTGACGGTCCGGAGCTGGCCCCGCTTCGAGTGGCGGCTGCTCGGCCGGGTCGGCCGGCGCAGCTTCCGGCCGGTGCCGCGCGTGGACGCCGGCGTGCTCCGCATCGAGCGGCGCCCGGCCCCGCTGCTCGACGACGCCGCCTGCCGCAGCTGGCGGTCCCTGGTCGAGCTGGGTTTCTCCGGGGTGGGCGGCTCCCTGCACGCCTCGTTGCGCAGGGCCCATCCGAGGCGGCGGGTGGACGCCGCGTTCCGGGCGGCGCGGCTGGACCCGGGCGTGCTGGTCGGTGAGGTCGCCCCGGCGCGCTGGCTGCGCCTGCACGAGGTGCTGACCTCGTAG